The following are encoded in a window of Plectropomus leopardus isolate mb chromosome 23, YSFRI_Pleo_2.0, whole genome shotgun sequence genomic DNA:
- the msantd1 gene encoding myb/SANT-like DNA-binding domain-containing protein 1 — MAAEDGFSYLIAGHSEKHRRAPNWTDGEMKALLYVWEEHHNELKMSKRNAKVYEKMSQRFFQLTGEQRFKEEIKMKITNMSFQYRRLKTIAGESGETPEWPYYKAIEKILSKPLENGRVNTLEYQASAAGPSTSSQSTDNLVPQPEEGIMGFLPEYTGSSDEMEIKQELDSLSSDSEHTQGSSSHPTSARKRHANKQLSIKRKKLRLMQAMLHQQKRSSRAIEETCREVRRALHQQNVLQVQCLQLQERMMNLLEKMIQPPTTTPASWGQSGAKDIMNP, encoded by the exons ATGGCAGCAGAGGACGGTTTCAGCTACCTCATTGCAGGTCACAGTGAGAAACACAGACGGGCCCCGAACTGGACCGATGGGGAAATGAAAGCTCTCCTGTACGTGTGGGAGGAACACCACAACGAACTGAAAATGAGCAAGAGGAACGCCAAGGTTTACGAGAAGATGTCCCAGAGGTTTTTCCAGCTGACCGGGGAGCAGCGTTTCAAAGAGGAGATCAAGATGAAAATCACCAACATGTCATTTCAGTACAG GCGACTGAAAACCATAGCAGGTGAAAGCGGGGAAACACCAGAATGGCCGTATTACAAGGCCATCGAGAAGATCCTCTCCAAGCCGCTGGAGAACGGACGAGTCAACACTTTGGAGTATCAGGCCTCTGCTGCAggtccctccacctcctcccagTCCACAGACAACCTGGTGCCCCAGCCAGAGGAGGGGATCATGGGTTTCCTGCCAGAGTACACAGGCTCCTCAGATGAGATGGAGATAAAACAAGAGCTGGACTCTTTGAGCTCTGACAGTGAGCACACACAGGGCTCCAG CTCTCACCCTACTTCAGCCAGGAAAAGACATGCCAACAAGCAGCTCTCCATCAAGAGAAAGAAACTGCGATTGATGCAGGCCATGTTGCACCAACAAAAGAGGTCAAGCCGAGCCATAGAAGAGACGTGCAGGGAGGTCCGTCGAGCATTGCACCAACAGAACGTCCTCCAGGTCcagtgtctgcagctgcaggagcGTATGATGAACCTTCTGGAGAAGATGATCCAGCCTCCCACCACCACGCCAGCATCATGGGGTCAGAGTGGGGCCAAAGACATAATGAATCCATGA